In the Populus nigra chromosome 2, ddPopNigr1.1, whole genome shotgun sequence genome, GTGGTATGCAACAAATTAACTCGTGATGCATGCCCGATGCCCTATACTTTTTTAATCGCAAATCAATCGCATCAAATTACGACGGGGTTTgggaaaatttaatttctaatatctattttatatttttaaaatataacaaaaatataattttatatttttagaaaatatgcatgaaaaatctTTAGGATTTGATCATGtgcattaaaatcaaatatctttttttggtttttttttaaataaagaattttcagatttttttgagaaaaaaaatcaaaaattttgatatcaaatctGCATCTTATAATGTAAGTCTACGACTTGATATTagacaaaattatttaaaaaaacatgacaaaCCCACACATAATTTTAAACATggtcttttgaaaaatttaaatttttttttttattatttattatttgagcTGGACCCAGCCCGAGGCCAGGGTAAGCTTCTTTTCCTATAGGGCTTGGCCAACTGCAAGCCCAACAATCCCACTAGCCAACAATGCCCTCACCCAACCTAGGTAAgcttcttttcctctcttttgcACTCCATTTCTTCTAATACATacaggaaatgaattaattCATGTCTTGCAAAAGAAAGCTAAGGCGGGCTAGACCTGTCCCAGCCATTTGAGCAGCTATTAATTGCATTTAAATGTCATTCTCATCGTAGAAGTGAGTGGCCTCTTGTTATGTAAACTCTCCCTCATGATTAGTTCAAAGACTCTTTATGAATACACTGGTTTCTTTCTTAACTCTAGCTTTGTAGGATTTCAAGATAGCAATTGCTTCTGATTTTTCAACCAAGAAATAAACCCAAGTTTTTCTGCTAAAGTCATCAATAAAGGTAATGAGAtacctttttttgttgttcaaaaTTGGGTTTATTAGCCCACatacactacaagatttaacagttttaccgacgaaatttttccgtcggtgtaagacacatattccatcggtaattatattaCTGATGGAATTAAAGACGGAAATGATCCGTCGGTGAATCGTTCGTCGGTAATgttttgtccgtcggtaaatccgttggtaatataattaccgacggatttactgacggaacagacgcgtcggtaataatttttttattaccaacggaaatACCGTCGggaattccatcggtaattactgaaaaacatttaaaaaaaattattttataaaattataaaataattaaattaacataaattaacactgtataatatatactcaaaatgcttggaaaaaagaataagaaaatcaattcaaacaaatttgcaacaaataaataaaataaaaaaataaattcaactaaaaaaattcatatgaaaaaaatgaagttgcaattgctaaaaatttaaaaatcctataaataaatctactaaaaattgatctcatatgaaaaaaaaaatctcacaacaacatttatataattattaagaacaaaaacaattaaaaataaaataaaaaacaaatatagtgaaacaaatcatgaaaaaagaaaaaagaaagaaaaattttaccttaatgtagttgcaagtgaagctaaggagagagaaaaaatttcattaagcatattaattaaaaaaaaaactaagaggataaaagaagaaagaagaagaagacatacccaagcatggaggaaaagagaaggagatgaggagagaaaagaagagaaagaaatagataagaaatgatgttttttacataaagtgaagaaaaaaaagaagacataccttaataatgttttttacatatagtgaagaagaagaacaagaacaagaagaacaagaacaagaagaacaagaataaGAAACGGGTCTGTCTTTTATGAAATAAGGGCattcaggctttttattgggacgctttaccgatggatttaccgacggataattaaatattaatattttttaattattccgtcagtaattccatcggtaatatttaatttaaattttcaattttgtaaaaatttttcagaaaccgccaaaaaattaccgacgatttttcaatccgtcggtgattctgtctgtaatatttaaatgaaaattttcaattaattgaattttttcataaaaccgtcaaataacaccgatgacttttcaatccgtcggtgatttactctctggaaaatactgacggaattttccgtcggtgattccctttgtaattaacatgatgaacaatgttcacaatttacaaacaaatttaccgacggaatttattccatcggtgattccgttggtaaaaatgacacgtcattattttttttttgctttgttttaatttttttcccacagtaattccctcggtatataccgagggaatatttccgtcggtaaaatccctcggaaatttaccgacggaaatattctctcggtatttctgtttgtatttatcaattttctggtagtgatatGTCTATATGAACTAGTTGAATAACTCTAAATGCCCTCCATGTACTTTCCTTTGGAAAAGGATAACGATGTTGTTTTCATGTCAAGCAGTCTTCGCAGATCTTCAAAGGAGCCTTCAACTGAGGCAATCCATCCACCATATTCTTTTATTGGATCACCTTGAGACCATTCCAACTAAGATGACCATAGCGGCGATGCCAGAGTTGAGTTTGATCTATGGTCAGAGAGGAGaagcaatttttcttttttggtggaTAACGACCAGGCACAACTAACATTCTGTTATATGCCATCTCGGTTTCCAtgattaaaccttttttttcagaATGATAAATCTTGCACTTTCTGTGTTGCATGAGCACTGCAAGACACTTCTCTTGTAATTAACCATTGCTTAGTAAATTGTTCTTCAACTCTGGCACAAAGAAAACATCAGTAATCCCTTATATGATCTCATTTATCTTTATTCGAATATTGTCTTTCTCTTGTACAGTGAGACTTGTATTATTACCCAGCTTCACCTTTTCTCTTAAATTGTTATCAAATTGTGAGAATAATTCTCTTTTTCCCATATATGTGGTTACTACACCTAGAATCAAGAAACCACAAGTGATCTCTTCCAGCCTCGTTGCCATCCACATACGCCATTAAAAGCATCTCTTCACTAGTCTCAACAAAATTGACTCTTgtatctcttgtttttttgggGACATTCCCTTTGAAAATGACCCAACTCATGACAGTTATAACACTCTAGAGTAGTTTTATCAAACCTAAACCTGCCCCTACCTCTTCCTCAACCTCGATAAGAACCTCTATCATTACCTCTTCCTCTTACTTGAGGTTCGTAAATGATCTGAAGGGCTTGTTCATCCACAATGTGACAGTTGATTTGTTGTTCATACACCAACAAACTACTTTGAAGCTTATCTATGGATAAAGTATCCAAATCATTTGATTCCTTGATCGAGCATACAACATAGTCATACTTTAGAGTCATAGATCTCAAGATCATTTGGATAATTACCACATCCTTTATTCTTTCACCGTGAATTCTCATCTTATTGGTTGTGGTAAGAATTCTTCCAAAGTAGTCATTTACTGATTCCCCAGTTTTCATGTGCAACACTTTAAACTCATTGCGAAGAGCTTGGAGTTGAGCATGTTTAACTCGTGTTGTCCCTTAGTACTTTTGCTTTAAAGAGTCCTAAATATCTTTTGTTGTGttctttttcaatatcatcTCTAAAATAGATCGATCAGTGGCTTGGAGCAAATAATTTTTAGCCTTCAGGTCCTTCAACTTTTGATCCTCAATCACCTTCATCTATCCCTCAGTGAGATTGGTCCCTTTCACTGATGCAGTGATCCTAGTTTCCACCAAACTCTAATATTCCTTAGAATGCAAAAAAATATCCATAAGCATACTCTAGTGATCATAGTGTCTATCAAACCATGGGATAGCAGATTGCACAAAGTTGCTCTTGCTTGTCATGTTATTCATTCACGTTGATGTCTGTGTTGTTGATCAAGTCACGTGATAATGCTTTAATACCAAATGTTAGAACCAAGTACAATTGACAAAGAACTTTGTAGAAATAAAAGCACTATAACTCACATATACATGAAGAATTATCTTATTGTTAAAGAACCAACATAGCTGTTAAATAGCctttcatcaaaacaaaaaaggaaataacAACCCATGACTTTATAATTCTAGAATCATGGTGCATAACGAATTGCAAAACAAAGAATCACTTGTCCTTTAAGGGTAGGGATTATTACGCATGACTTCAAACCACTAAAATTCTGAAAAGAATGaaacttgaattttatcattatagaagatcttaataattttaacagAATTTTAGTgaagtaaatatatatatatatatatatatatatatatatatatatatatatatataaacactagaATTAACTCTTAAATGCCTATAAAACTTTAAAGCTGAATATATTCATCAATTGTTCAAAATCTTCcctagttttattttatggattaatgttaatattataataataatgttattattGAATAAAGGAAGATCGGTAGAGATTGACTAGTACTCTCCGAGAAAGCCCGTGGCAACTTGGGATGCACAccgttccttttgttttttgtttttttgtcgtCAGTCCCAAACCTAACTTAAGAATAGGCTGGCCATATTTAGCTGAAGGAGCTTAGCAGGTTGAGTCTTTCACCAATTCATTGCTGTAGTCCACgcactctttctctctttgctcttgttttttttgtttttttgaattgacTCATTGAGACATTAATTGTATATGGTTGAAAGGTAAGTCATGATAAAGAAAGTGGCTACCAATGATGTGTTGCAAATCCAATTTTAACCACAAAGGTCAACCCTTCTCCctctatcattttcttttttttctcctcctgcacgttcttctctctctctctctctctctctctcgctcaaCTCTCAAGTCtcaagtctttttcttttttttcgtgAGCCTTGTTTTTCTGTTGCAACTGCTAGGTTTAACTTCCTCAACTCCCTAGGACCCACATGGCGAACCAAGATTCGACAATGTGGGTTCCCTTTTCAAGCATCCCTTAATCATcatctccttttctgttataaaatccctctctctttcttctcaaGTCCTGCAGGCACCATAGCATATTACTACCACTTGCTACCTACCATCTTGGTTGATTTTCTCTTCTTCGATTTTACTCTCTGTTTGTTTGTTAAATAGATTCTGATATATGGAAGACTTCTCTATTAATCATTCATCAATGAATAAAGCTGTTTCGGTCTCTCCAGCTGAGGAGAGCGGGTGGACATCTTATTTTGAAGATTTCTCTAACCATAAAGAAGAAGATCATAGTTTATGCTCTAGTACTTTTGATAGCTCCTCAATGGTTTCTGATGCTGCTTCTTTTCCTCCATGGAAATCATCTCATGCTGTTGCCTGCTCTTCCATCAGTGGGGGTTTGCCGAAAGAGTTAACtttcaagaaaacaagaacCAAGGAAATTTCTCTTGATGATTCCTTGGAGGATACTGCTAGTTCTCCTGTTAATAGCCCCAAGGTTACAATAatggttctctctctctctctctctctcccccccaaGAAAAAGATCtgaaataaactttttattttaaccatTTCAGTATTTTATCAACAGGTTAGAGATTTGAGACCGATATTAGAGAATCCCACGAAAACAAATGATCAATATTTTAACAGTTCTCTGGTAAACTACTGATTCTCTCGATTTCCCACaaaatcttctcttcttttaaaGTTTTCATGGAATAAAATTAGTTTGGTATGATGATCAGTAGTTATATAACATGGGTGAAGtctaaataattgatttttgtgattttgtagGGTAATAAAGAAGGCAGTGGTTTAGAGCAATATGCAGAAGGGCTGGAAACAAGTGAAAGATGTGAAATAATCTTCAGTAGTGGGAAGAATGACTGCATAGATTTGAAGAAGAGAGGGTTGTGCTTGGTTCCTTTGTCCATGTTAGTTAACTATCTGGGTTAAACTCATATAATATCTCTCTCTATGTTTCGTGTCCTCCTTGCAGCAGAACTGTTAATTATCAAGCTGTGTCCGAAGGAAATTGTAGTTGATGACCAAGTAATCTATCtgtctatctctctctctctctccccccctccCTGTCTTTCTTCATCTGTAAAATCTAGTCCAAATCTTCCGTATTGTATATACTCAAGAAACAAAGTAGAAAACAATCTTCAGCAAATTAAGCATATATATGCATGtgaatattattttcatgagcttgtaacttaattaaataataccCAGGTTGTAGAAGGAAAGCCATGTTTAACCCTGTAAAAGGCTATGGTAATATGGTACTTAAATAGGGCGATATTGTCTGAACTCTGAAGCTGTCCTAAATCTGTTCGACAGATGACCTTTGATGCCATTGTACACATTTGTCTACAAAGAAAAGACACCTGTGAAACTTTGATGCTATCATACCTAGCTAGATTGTTAGGGCTGCAATGTGGATAGAGTTTGGACTTCGATGTGAACTCGTGACAGGATGATCACCTGAAATTTTTGGAGGAAAATTATTCTACGAAAACTCCTTCATCaatattttgggtttttttttccccaagtTAGCAGGGAATAAtactgtttaaaaaaaatacagggaaatgatataatttgattttgttatatttttgtaaCGTGATAACTTAAAATATCTTGTTTCATATGACTAGTAAAATACAGACACTCCTTCCCTCCccacccccaaaaaaaaaaaaaactcaccattCCCTtggatttcttttaaaaaactcattaattACATAGGtgttttacctttaaaataactaaaaatataattttttctcgTCTTTAAGCatcattttacatttttatattgaaaaatttattgttttctttgctgccaccatcattatcatcattgcCCATTAATTCATTCTTataattctataaataaaataaacatactacattgctattaatttatttttgatttaattgaaatcaaataattacTTAGATTAAATTTAGGGTtatgataaatttaatattttttgaatcaatgataaattagttaagaataattcaattagagtttattttatatagttatacatggaaaaaaagtttaattaatgatgaattaattatttcaattaattatgtgttgtgttttatttaGGTTAAGTTGTCGAATtaagacttttatatatattattggaaCCGACtaataatatagttaaatatGCATAAAAGTTCATGCAATAAAGCATAGATGTGGTTGAATTATGACAAATTACATGTTTCATTGAATTGTTGATAAGTTGACAAATTTagtattttctttgaattaaacTAATTTGCTATGAATTTGCGTTTGATTTAATACAATTAAGCATGGAAATATCAATTGATAAAGTATCatgaattctgttttttttttttgttaagtttgcTTCAAcgttaaattttaagaatttgattgaatttgctatgaattttGTCAATTAGAATTGAGGTAatgcaatttaattaaaattacgTTAAATTGACTAgaatccaattattttttatacaaaatgtCTAATAACATATTTATGTTATGTCATTATGGTGACAATATTGTTACTGAAATGaacaataatatcacatataatagtagaagCAATTTGTTATTAACTAATAATTTAGGCAtgtcatatataaaaataaaaaaaattatttgtcatGTACCTGGATAGAATtatgttgatattaatattgaaataatttggaGTGTCAAACCGACTCAAACTATGCTTACTTCGTTAAAACTATTTCATCCTGTAATTCTGAATAGCAACGTACTCCAACTATGCTACTTAGTTTGCAATATTTgagtatttaattatattttggatgGTAATTTCCTAATTAATCCCAATATTTTAATTCTGTTTACTTTTtccataacttttattttatattgccaatatttttaaatttatttttggaaacaGAGAGTTGCGTAAATTAATTGTCGTCTGAATCCCCATAGAGTGCAGCTTTATGTCACAAGAAAGTAAAAACTCGTACATTTCCTAGTCTAAACTCTAGCCATGAATGATTTCCTCTGACAGGTCGTACAACTAGAGATAAACCTGCAGTATCAGTTCCCACAAACTGACTTGAAATATGTCAGTAGCCTTTGATGCCATTGTGATTGTACACATCTGTCTCAGCAGATGTGATTGAGGTCTAGCCTTCAACTTCATAACTTTATATTAGAATTTCtgaattattaataaattattgtgtCAGAGATCACGGTCTTTGTTAAACTACTGTCATTTTCTTTACTATGggaattaatgataaattatttgaaacGAAAGAAACTTTTATTGGCAATTTAAAGAGTCCAAATCATAAGTTTAATACTAAACATAATTTGAAAACGTTGTTatgcaaattatattttataaaaatttaattattttattaaaaattatattctgaatcgttttgatacgttaattttaaaaataattttttaaaaataaaaaaatatcattataatatatttcaGCATCGCTAAACTAGGAAgccaattcaaaaattaaaagattacagGAGTGCGTGTGTGTATTTTCGGAAGTGTTTTTGACAAATGAATGTTTTTATGGAagctattttattgttttaatggaGAAATCGGAGCCATCGAAAaacaaccaaattaaaaaaaaacacctggCAGGTATTCCAGTTATATTGAGGTGTTGTTTGGGCAGGTGGCAGCAAAGAAGGGATAAGTAGAGGTCATGAAATTCAGTACTGGAAACTTGAAAGCTTCAACGTACCACCTCCCTAGCTAGAATGGACATTGCAATATCTTCCTTGATAGAAATATCTAATAATAATGATGGTAACAAGAACAGCATTATAATTGATTTGCTCCatgttaaagaagaaaaaaaattaacca is a window encoding:
- the LOC133683092 gene encoding vascular-related unknown protein 1-like, giving the protein MEDFSINHSSMNKAVSVSPAEESGWTSYFEDFSNHKEEDHSLCSSTFDSSSMVSDAASFPPWKSSHAVACSSISGGLPKELTFKKTRTKEISLDDSLEDTASSPVNSPKVRDLRPILENPTKTNDQYFNSSLGNKEGSGLEQYAEGLETSERCEIIFSSGKNDCIDLKKRGLCLVPLSMLVNYLG